Sequence from the Panthera tigris isolate Pti1 chromosome D3, P.tigris_Pti1_mat1.1, whole genome shotgun sequence genome:
GCTACAAAGGAAGTGAACGTCAGATCAACGTGGGGCACAAGGTCCTGTGGCAGGCACACCCTGCCTGCATACAAAGAGAGGAGCCCCTGAGCCTTCCTAAGTGGTCTTCCAAGGGCAGCCTGGCAGAAGCCCTGCTTGTCAAACACGACAAACACCTGAAAGCAGGTGGATACAGGTGGGACAGCCCTGCCTAGCGTTCTGGGCTTGTGGTGTCCTCTGCAGAGTGAGGGGAGCTAATAGCCCCTTCTCTGCACTCGGCCTCCCTGAGAGGCCAGGCATCCTCCCCGGGTGTGGCCCTTGCCCCTTCCATGCAGGGCCTAGGCAGGCCGTGGGCCTTGTCCATGGAAAGGAAGTCTGTGCAGGCCGGGTCCCAGAACTCTCATACAGTTTCATTTTGCCCCAAATGGGGTGCTGCTTCAGAGTCAGGGAACAGCTGCGGGGCCACCCTGACCCCTGGACTTCCCCGAGGCATGGGAGACTGACCCAGTACAAGTAGGGGGAGGCCAGCTTCTACAGCAGCAGTAGTTTTAGAGCGTTCAGCAGGCACCACCCACAGACCCCCTTTTTGGGTCACCTGGCAGCCCCCACAATGGGGACTCTGTTACCATCTCTCCTTTAcaaggaggaaaccgaggcagaggGCAGGCGCTCCTTGGGCACTCACAGCCAATCCTGGAGGACGTGGGCCCTGGCTCTTGATGCCCACCCACCGTGACTGCCCTGTCTGGGTCTGATCTACAGCCAACTCTCAAGGAAAGGCCAGGCCCCGGCCCAGCTTCTCCAAGAAGCAAGACTCAAAAACTGACATTCCTCCGAAGACGGACCTGGAAGAGAAGACCCCAGCTGCTGCCCTGTTTCACAACAGCAAGCGGGACAACGCTCCAGGGGTGCAGGGGCAGGCCAAGTAAGGGCTCACCTGTACCCTGTGGGCCCAGCGTTGCATTTCGTAGGTTCACATTCTGGAAGCAGCCAGCTGCCTTGCCCTTCCAAATGGGTCAGTCTCCAGAGTGAAAGCAGACTCACTCCAGGCAGGCCCATCTGGCGGGCAATGCCCTGTGCTGACGAGGGTGCCAACAGCAGCCCAGAAACTAATTTCTCACAGAAATGGAACCAAGTAACTTGGCCTTTACATTAGTTTGCTTTTCACCAAGACAACAAGCAAAAGAACAACAGTAAGTTGGGTTCCTGGGCTCACCCTGGGAAATGTGCTTGGCCTCCGCAAGGCACAGAGCCAGCGGGCCAGAGCAAGACTGGGTTGACACCTGTTTCTGGGACTTCCTGGAAAGCAGCAGTGAACCTGGACTTTGCATCCGAAGAGACCCTGTTGTCCCCTGGGTAGTTCAGCCAGCAGGACGGGGTCCTGCTTCTCTGCACGGTCCTTACTGAGAGTCCCTCTCAACCAGCCCCACGGGTGTGGGGTCAGGACTGAGGGCAGTCACACAGCTTGAACCACATCTGACCCTCAGTGCACcttgaggggagaggaagggatacGCCCAGGTCACAGCTGGCACCAGagtggccccccacccccgccacctgGCGTCTGGAGCACCCTGGTCAGCAGAAGGGAACCAGACCCCGAGGAGGCTGTGTAGACACACCCTTCTTCCCCACACCAGCCGCACACTGGTGTGGATGCCGCCCTCAAGAGAGGTGGCGGGTGGTTAGACCAATCCTGGCAGGCTAGCTCTGGGCTGCTGTTAGTGCCTGTTCCAGAGATGAAGAAGTGGAGACGTCCAGTTCAGCAGCCCCCTGGGTGGCAGGCAGCCAGCACAAGGGCAAGCAGCCCCCCGTGATGAATCTGCCCCTGCACCTGCGCAAGCCCACCACGCTTCAGCAGTGCGCAGTGGTCATCCGCCAGCTGTGGAACGCCAACCTCCTGCAGGCCCAAGAGGTGAGGCTCAGGCAGCGGGGACCCCAGTGCCTCCGCAGACCCCGCCCActgcccctctgctccctgccttCCAGCTGCAGCGCCTCAAGGCCCTCCTGGAAGGGAACCGGAGGAGGCCCAAGGCTGCATCTGAGGAGGCCGGCCCCAGCTGTCCCAAGTGAGTGATTCGGCGTGGCCCCCACCGCATCCCGGTGAGGTCTGCTCTTTTGGGGCTCACTACCGACTCCTCTTTCACCAGGGACCAGGAGGCCCTTCACCAGGGAGCCATGCAGCTCCCCAAGGTCCCCACCAAGGACATCCCCAAGAAATGGTGAGTCCCACcggcagggggagggtggggtggccTGAGCCCAGTACATAAGGGGCAGGGACAGCTCAGTGCCTTGCCTGAGGCCCTGCTGCCAGCCAAGTCTCCGCTCCTGCTCCCGGGGGCACCTGTAGTGACCTCCCTCTGCCCTACCAGCCTGATTCTGAGCCCTATGCCCGTGGCAGAGCGCCCCATCCTGCCCGCGCTGAAGCAGACCTTGAAGAGTAACTTTGCTGAGCGGCAGAAAAGGCTGCAGGTGGTGCAGCGCCGGCGGCTGCACCGCTCTGTCCTTTGAGGCGGGCGGCACGTGTCGGCGTCTGCATGCCAGGTCAGGGCCAGGCCAGTGCCCTACAGCTGGAGACGCTAACCCTCTCTAGATAGCACTTCAAAAGAATTCGAACACGTTTAGGCCGCGCGAAATTCCAGATAAGCCAAGTTCATGGCAGATAAAGTACTTGGTTGCTCTCAGAACCGAGACACTATTTTCTTGCTCAGTATTTTGCTATTCTGCATTTacacaaaaacacattaaataagtATTACCCTACCTGTTGAAGACTGGAAATAAAGCTCGTTTCTCCACTTGTGAACCTCATCCCTCACCGCTATCTGACATGgctgccctgccctgtgcccccagctctgctccctgcGGTGGGAGGGGCCCACTGGGGCAGTCACCAGGACTTGTCCAGGGCCTGGTGGGTGCCCTGCGCCACGGGCAGGCACAGCATGCACCCTTCTTTGAGTGCAGGGGGTTTCCTGGCCCTTGGCTGGGCTGGGACTGCCTTCCAGGCACAAGGGCAAGTCCCGTCCCCCCTGCCACAGCGCCGTCCAGCCTCCACACTGACAATCCCAGCTAACGAGCCATCCTACCGAGCCTGCCTTCTGCTGTGGAGGGCCACGGCCATGGGAGAATGGTCCTCTCCAGGGCGCTGGGGCCCCACCCTGAGATTCCCACCCAAGAGCCTCACCACCCCCTTACTCACCAGAACCGAAGCTTCCTAGGTCTCATGGGTGTGGTCAGTTTAGTGTCGACCCTCCCCTGGCAGGACAGGGCTACTGGCCCCACTGGCCATTTCCTCAGTGCtgatctctgcctcttctttggGCAGCAGGAGCTTTGCCAGAAACCTCGGGGTAAACCAGGATGAGGCACTGATACTGTCAAAAAAAGGGTGAACTAAGGTCTGGGCATCCACGGCCGTCTCCAAGGTGAGGAATCTGGCTCAGCCCTGAAAGCATACCTCACTGGATAGTGGTCCCAGACTTGTGGGAGGGGACACAGTGACAAACTCATGACAAACACAggaataataaatttattataagaaCCACAGATGACACGGTAGTGCACATACAAAAGGGGAAACCTCTCATTGCCAGAGGGCTGATGCCCTGTCAGGGAGCTTTCACTCTCTGGAGCAGCTCTGATGACGCCAGGTCCTGAGGATGCTGCCCTGACCCAAGAACAGGCCCAAGTGCCCAGTGAGTGGGCACGGTGCCAGGTACAGGatccactcaggtgtccctgctCCCTAGGCACCCCCACAGTGCTGAGCAGACCCCCATGGCTTAAAGGGAGAATGCCATGAGGTATGAGTCCCAGGTGATGGCAGGGGATTCACAACTGCCTGCTGGCCGACTTTCCTTCTGAGACGCAGCCAGCGGCCCTTGGATCCAGGAGCTTCCCAGTGGCGTGCCCCCCACGGCAATGGTGGAAGGGTCTGAACCCAAAACCGTGACCAGagaattctgtgtgtgttttcagggTTTCCTATGCTCTCCATGTTCCCCTACAGAAACAAAAAGTTTTCTGGCACACACACAAGAGGCTCTAACGAGACCTGGAGTTCTCCCCCAGGCTGCTGAGGAAGGACATGGGCCCTGGAGAAGCCAAGGGGACAGCAGCCCAAGGAGGAGCACACAGGGCTGAGGCATGTCCGACTCccgggggggagtgggggtgggggagtcccAACCCCACCACGAAGC
This genomic interval carries:
- the LOC102967921 gene encoding coiled-coil domain-containing protein 74A, with translation MSAGVAAAGQRPPSSGLPGSRGTSRLRPPAILQPAQHSTQVGLIEAQKRVVDLEKSLQFLQQQHSETLVKLHEEIEHLKRENKDLHYKLIMNQKPKKANSQGKARPRPSFSKKQDSKTDIPPKTDLEEKTPAAALFHNSKRDNAPGVQGQAKDEEVETSSSAAPWVAGSQHKGKQPPVMNLPLHLRKPTTLQQCAVVIRQLWNANLLQAQELQRLKALLEGNRRRPKAASEEAGPSCPKDQEALHQGAMQLPKVPTKDIPKKCLILSPMPVAERPILPALKQTLKSNFAERQKRLQVVQRRRLHRSVL